One genomic segment of Salinibacter grassmerensis includes these proteins:
- a CDS encoding response regulator, producing the protein MSSTDLPSILFVDDDREVRFLLEKTLEGTFEVVSAGSAGEALAVLGNEEPGDGERESGNREPVFCDSQPDLFLLDIRLPGGRDGVELLHLLQDFGLAESAPAVALTTYARREERRALLAEGFDGHVSKPFRREELVGALRRALRPADACRTGLQ; encoded by the coding sequence ATGAGCTCGACCGACCTGCCCTCCATTCTGTTTGTCGACGACGACCGAGAGGTGAGATTCCTGTTGGAGAAGACGCTGGAGGGGACTTTTGAGGTCGTCTCCGCCGGAAGTGCGGGGGAGGCGCTGGCCGTTCTCGGGAACGAGGAGCCTGGTGATGGGGAGCGGGAGTCCGGGAACAGGGAGCCGGTGTTTTGCGACAGTCAGCCGGACCTGTTTCTGCTGGACATCCGGCTCCCCGGTGGGCGAGATGGAGTGGAATTGCTCCACCTACTTCAAGACTTCGGGCTGGCCGAGTCGGCCCCGGCGGTGGCACTTACGACCTACGCGCGTCGGGAAGAACGGAGAGCACTTCTCGCGGAGGGGTTCGATGGGCATGTGAGTAAGCCATTCCGCCGGGAGGAACTGGTGGGGGCGCTCCGGCGCGCCCTTCGGCCTGCAGATGCCTGCAGGACAGGTCTGCAGTAG
- a CDS encoding PAS domain-containing protein, giving the protein MDALFFGGPAYPLYLLVFAAAAAGCLASAFRARGVSLPGVRRGLIGLLVTSGLWALCHVGVLLSPGLGLKTAFYEAGLTIGFGTVFTWLWLCSAYSGRSLHRSRGARWAGAAVFTVVTLAKLTNRWHGLYFSVEWGASPFRHLAVDHHGIYWGTAGLSYALAAVGFFMLSEPLRQARVGGRKLAGLFALTALPLGANAIGYAGGGYLLDLSHEPVGVAAFALGALALRDGQLEETSQAGRAERPSLLLSGGGRIRNYNQAAARLFPALQEKAAQRHLEGGRLEGTLLEEALPELSEALGRGAEENRDLPGKEEIGEGKAGGNVPEGDVLEVTGTEGEARYVRPVETVARRGEDRLSAGRSSASRLVTLQDVTEQELRRREQASRLESISDSMPGVTFELRAGPGGERSIEFVGARAESFLGLSSGPGQSYERFVGRIPEGHREAFLTSVQESVEGRSEWKQEFPFERSGGERMWILGSAQPEILEAGESSKADEGNLALLFRGLLLDVTERKEAERKLRRERDRLETLFESLPSPIVRCRAEGGKATVEEANPAFVKTFGAGQEEAEGQDSEERDLEGKHLEGKDLEGQDLNDLLVPPGRREAAAEIDRRALEEEPSEHQVRRRTASGEIRDFRLQVAGRQPAEGPPEIFSIYTDITGQKRRERRLQQAETLFQNAQDALFLIDVEPEDVTDSADAAGAETAGKEAAGGEAVSEEFSGEEKTQEFSVRRINPAFEKKTGLSSGDLCGRSPQDVFGEEIGAEIEEKYRKCAREREPLTYEEEVPLEGTMTYWTTCIAPVIVEGEVRQIVGTTRDVTEERRRKRELRRQKSLLEQTQRLAGAWEANLQTGEVSWSEKIYEIYEMDPSAEVSLEAGLEFYTPESKEKITEATEALTEEGEAYDLELQIETAEGNRRWVRSVGAPAETNGVETNGAEMKGEEVTEVAGALQDITGRKEEERRRQEVIRRVTDGIIEVDEEWRVTLVNDQAEKIYGMGEEEMLGKSVWEVFGGLEGTEFEEAYREVMQSREPAEVEEYYAGLGEWFAEQVYPNEGGGLAIYFEVTTERKEREKSLRRAKRRYQTLIEHFPDGGAYLFGRDLRYMLAGGEKIGVLGDPEDIIGAGPRDILPEKLAREQERHYRRALEGERAEFEQEYKGRHYRVQTLPVRGEDGTVTSGIVFSQDITDQKRRKEELERQNDLFERAQEIASVGAWEYDVASGEVTWTDEVHRIYGYGDPSGPDQSAEDAIEAYHPDDRPVLREALAAAVEDGEPYDIEARLVTETGEERWVRTRGKPQWEGEDEEGKVARVRGTIQDITGRKEREQALRDTQEELRSTKNFYEQILEQTPIDLAVFSPEAEFEYVNSQSVQDPEVREWILGRTNEEYCRERGTLDPELGKRRDRAIRAAAREKQVAELEERIETEEGQTHYLRVHSPVTGLDGEVESVAAFGIEITERKEREEALQERQEKLGGLYEATNHLLQAEDPEDLSARLAGLVRQALGYQATTVRLARGGELVPTHVPGVVKERMPERPSYDTDGDTPAAEAYRSGETRAFEDLSAELEAMDRGDIRATAYVPMGGRGLISVGSFEAGGVEAFDLRLLEVLAGYAALVLDRLEREDELLVAKDRAEEARQEAEEAARLKSSMLANMSHEIRTPLTSIIGFAEAIGTEFAELELPGGSPLPKYADLIEQGGKRLLKTLEGVLNLSKLEAGQMEMESRPVSLEDQACRAADELRARAEEKGVGLELKTSPAATAEADEGGVQIVLRNLLSNAIKYTEEGTVRVRTYQEGTYRENGQEESRKEEGQEENGQEKGQAAMEATTGAAAAVLEVEDTGIGMDPEAAESLFEPFRQASEGWSREYEGTGIGLAVTREAAQQMGGTIEVDTAEGEGTRVTVRLPLARQAETA; this is encoded by the coding sequence ATGGACGCATTGTTTTTCGGAGGCCCGGCATATCCGCTATACCTGCTCGTCTTCGCGGCCGCGGCGGCCGGCTGCCTGGCCAGTGCCTTCCGGGCCCGGGGCGTGTCCCTTCCTGGCGTGCGCCGGGGACTGATCGGTCTACTTGTGACCAGCGGTCTGTGGGCCCTTTGCCACGTTGGGGTGCTTCTCTCCCCAGGGCTCGGCCTGAAGACGGCCTTCTACGAGGCGGGCCTGACCATTGGCTTCGGGACGGTCTTTACCTGGCTTTGGCTCTGCTCCGCCTACAGCGGCCGCTCGCTGCACCGGAGCCGAGGCGCCCGCTGGGCCGGGGCTGCTGTCTTTACGGTTGTCACGCTGGCGAAGCTGACCAACCGGTGGCACGGCCTGTACTTTTCGGTCGAATGGGGGGCGAGTCCGTTCCGTCATCTTGCGGTGGACCACCACGGGATCTACTGGGGAACTGCGGGGCTTTCCTATGCCCTGGCGGCGGTGGGTTTTTTCATGCTGTCCGAGCCGCTGCGGCAGGCAAGGGTGGGGGGACGGAAGCTGGCGGGCCTGTTCGCGCTGACGGCCCTGCCGCTCGGGGCCAATGCAATCGGGTACGCCGGGGGAGGGTACCTACTGGACCTCAGCCACGAGCCGGTGGGGGTGGCGGCGTTTGCCCTCGGGGCCCTGGCCCTGAGGGATGGGCAGCTAGAGGAGACCAGCCAGGCCGGGCGGGCGGAGCGGCCGAGCCTGCTACTGTCAGGGGGCGGACGGATTCGGAACTACAATCAGGCGGCGGCCCGGCTTTTTCCAGCCCTTCAAGAGAAAGCGGCCCAGAGGCACCTGGAGGGGGGGCGCCTGGAAGGAACGCTACTGGAGGAGGCGCTGCCGGAGCTGTCGGAGGCGCTGGGCAGGGGGGCGGAGGAGAACAGAGATCTTCCGGGGAAGGAAGAAATAGGGGAGGGCAAAGCAGGAGGAAATGTGCCGGAGGGAGACGTGCTGGAGGTAACCGGCACCGAGGGAGAGGCCCGGTACGTTCGGCCGGTAGAAACGGTGGCCCGCCGGGGCGAAGACCGCCTGTCGGCTGGCCGCTCGTCGGCCAGTCGGCTCGTGACGCTACAGGACGTGACCGAGCAGGAGCTGCGGCGCCGGGAGCAGGCCTCCCGCTTGGAATCGATCTCCGACAGCATGCCGGGCGTGACGTTCGAGCTCCGGGCGGGCCCGGGCGGGGAACGCTCCATCGAGTTCGTAGGCGCGAGGGCCGAGTCGTTTCTCGGCCTTTCCTCCGGGCCCGGCCAGTCATACGAGCGGTTCGTAGGCCGCATCCCGGAGGGTCACAGGGAGGCGTTCCTGACGTCAGTGCAGGAGTCGGTAGAAGGCCGGTCGGAGTGGAAGCAGGAGTTTCCGTTCGAGCGGTCGGGAGGAGAGCGGATGTGGATTCTTGGGTCTGCGCAGCCGGAGATCTTAGAGGCAGGCGAATCCTCAAAGGCGGATGAGGGGAACCTGGCCCTCCTGTTCCGGGGCCTGCTTCTGGACGTCACCGAGCGAAAGGAAGCAGAGCGGAAGCTCCGGCGGGAGCGAGACCGGCTGGAGACGCTCTTCGAGAGCCTTCCGTCCCCGATCGTGCGGTGCCGGGCGGAAGGCGGGAAGGCCACCGTTGAGGAGGCCAACCCTGCTTTCGTCAAGACCTTCGGCGCCGGCCAGGAAGAAGCAGAAGGCCAGGACTCAGAGGAAAGGGACCTGGAGGGAAAACATCTGGAAGGGAAGGACCTAGAGGGTCAGGACCTGAACGATCTCCTGGTGCCGCCGGGCCGGCGGGAGGCGGCCGCCGAGATCGACCGGCGAGCCCTAGAGGAGGAGCCGTCCGAGCACCAGGTCCGCAGGAGGACGGCCAGTGGGGAGATCAGAGACTTTCGGCTACAGGTAGCCGGGCGGCAGCCAGCGGAGGGTCCGCCGGAGATCTTCTCCATCTACACCGACATCACCGGCCAGAAGCGGCGGGAGCGGCGCCTCCAGCAGGCCGAGACGCTGTTTCAAAACGCGCAGGACGCGCTCTTTCTCATCGACGTGGAGCCTGAAGACGTGACAGACAGCGCAGATGCCGCAGGCGCAGAGACTGCGGGCAAGGAGGCTGCAGGCGGGGAAGCCGTAAGTGAAGAGTTTTCAGGTGAAGAGAAGACCCAAGAATTCTCCGTCCGGCGCATCAATCCTGCCTTCGAGAAAAAGACCGGGCTCAGTAGCGGGGATCTCTGCGGGCGGTCCCCTCAGGACGTGTTCGGGGAAGAGATCGGGGCGGAGATCGAGGAGAAATACCGAAAGTGCGCCCGCGAGCGAGAGCCGCTCACCTACGAAGAGGAGGTGCCCCTGGAGGGGACAATGACCTACTGGACGACCTGCATCGCGCCGGTGATCGTGGAGGGGGAGGTGCGCCAGATCGTCGGGACGACCCGAGACGTGACCGAAGAGCGGCGGCGCAAACGCGAGCTCCGCCGCCAGAAGAGCCTCTTGGAGCAGACCCAGCGGTTGGCCGGGGCGTGGGAGGCGAATCTCCAGACCGGAGAGGTGTCCTGGTCGGAGAAGATCTACGAGATTTACGAGATGGACCCCTCCGCGGAGGTGAGCCTGGAGGCGGGCCTTGAGTTCTACACGCCGGAGTCAAAGGAGAAAATAACAGAAGCAACAGAAGCGCTGACTGAGGAGGGGGAGGCTTACGACCTGGAGCTTCAGATCGAGACTGCGGAGGGAAACCGGCGGTGGGTCCGTTCCGTCGGTGCCCCAGCCGAGACGAACGGCGTTGAAACGAACGGCGCCGAGATGAAGGGCGAAGAGGTCACGGAGGTGGCCGGTGCCCTCCAGGACATCACCGGGCGGAAGGAGGAGGAGCGCCGCCGGCAGGAGGTCATCCGGCGGGTTACCGACGGCATCATTGAAGTGGACGAGGAGTGGCGGGTCACGCTGGTCAACGACCAGGCCGAGAAGATCTACGGAATGGGTGAGGAGGAGATGCTCGGGAAAAGCGTCTGGGAGGTGTTCGGGGGGCTGGAAGGAACCGAATTTGAGGAGGCCTACCGGGAGGTGATGCAGTCTAGGGAACCGGCGGAAGTTGAAGAATACTATGCGGGCCTGGGCGAGTGGTTTGCCGAACAGGTGTACCCAAACGAGGGCGGGGGGCTCGCTATCTACTTCGAGGTAACGACCGAGCGGAAAGAGCGGGAGAAGTCTCTCCGCAGGGCGAAGAGAAGGTATCAGACCTTGATCGAGCATTTTCCGGATGGGGGGGCCTACCTCTTCGGCCGAGACCTCCGCTACATGCTCGCCGGAGGGGAAAAGATCGGCGTGCTGGGCGATCCGGAGGACATCATCGGGGCCGGGCCTCGCGACATCCTGCCCGAAAAGCTCGCCCGCGAGCAAGAGCGGCATTACCGCCGGGCGCTGGAGGGGGAGCGGGCGGAATTTGAGCAGGAATACAAGGGCCGCCACTACCGCGTCCAGACCCTTCCGGTGCGGGGGGAGGACGGGACAGTAACCTCAGGGATTGTGTTTTCCCAAGACATCACCGATCAGAAGCGCCGGAAGGAGGAGCTAGAGCGGCAGAACGACCTGTTCGAGCGGGCCCAAGAGATTGCCAGCGTCGGCGCCTGGGAGTACGACGTCGCGTCCGGTGAGGTGACGTGGACCGACGAGGTGCACCGGATTTACGGGTACGGGGATCCGAGTGGCCCGGACCAGTCGGCGGAGGATGCGATCGAGGCATACCACCCCGACGATCGCCCGGTGCTTCGAGAGGCACTGGCTGCGGCGGTCGAGGACGGAGAGCCCTACGATATCGAGGCTCGTCTGGTGACCGAGACAGGCGAGGAACGGTGGGTTCGCACCCGGGGCAAGCCACAGTGGGAAGGCGAAGACGAGGAGGGCAAAGTCGCCAGGGTCCGAGGGACGATTCAGGACATCACCGGGCGGAAGGAGCGAGAACAGGCCCTCCGCGATACGCAAGAGGAGCTTCGAAGCACCAAAAACTTCTACGAGCAGATCCTAGAGCAAACGCCGATCGATCTAGCCGTCTTTAGCCCCGAGGCAGAATTTGAGTACGTGAACTCTCAGTCCGTGCAGGACCCGGAGGTTCGAGAGTGGATTCTCGGGCGCACCAACGAGGAGTACTGCCGGGAGCGAGGAACCCTGGACCCAGAACTCGGGAAGCGCCGGGACCGGGCGATTCGGGCGGCTGCTCGGGAAAAACAGGTCGCCGAGCTAGAGGAGCGAATAGAGACTGAAGAAGGGCAAACCCATTACCTCCGCGTGCACAGTCCCGTGACCGGCCTTGATGGCGAAGTTGAAAGCGTGGCTGCTTTTGGGATCGAAATCACCGAACGGAAAGAGCGAGAAGAGGCCCTCCAAGAGCGGCAGGAAAAGCTTGGGGGCCTCTACGAAGCCACCAACCACTTGCTTCAGGCCGAAGACCCGGAGGACTTGAGTGCCCGGCTGGCAGGCCTTGTCCGCCAGGCGCTTGGCTACCAGGCCACGACCGTCCGCCTCGCCAGGGGCGGTGAGCTCGTGCCTACCCACGTGCCAGGTGTCGTGAAGGAGCGAATGCCCGAGCGCCCCTCCTACGACACCGACGGGGACACGCCTGCGGCCGAGGCGTACCGATCCGGAGAGACGCGGGCCTTCGAGGATCTTTCTGCCGAGTTGGAGGCAATGGACCGTGGGGACATTCGGGCGACAGCGTACGTGCCGATGGGCGGACGGGGCCTCATCTCGGTCGGGAGCTTCGAGGCTGGGGGAGTCGAGGCGTTCGACTTGCGCCTGCTGGAGGTATTGGCGGGCTACGCCGCCCTCGTGCTGGACCGTCTCGAGCGAGAGGACGAGCTTCTCGTGGCAAAAGACAGAGCTGAAGAGGCAAGACAAGAGGCGGAGGAGGCCGCCCGGCTTAAATCTTCGATGCTCGCGAACATGAGCCACGAGATCCGCACGCCGCTGACCTCGATCATCGGCTTCGCGGAGGCGATCGGCACCGAGTTCGCCGAGTTGGAGCTTCCGGGAGGCAGTCCCCTCCCGAAGTATGCAGACTTGATCGAGCAGGGCGGGAAGCGCCTACTGAAGACCCTGGAGGGGGTCTTGAACTTGTCCAAGCTGGAGGCCGGGCAGATGGAGATGGAGTCCAGGCCGGTTTCTCTGGAAGATCAGGCCTGCCGGGCCGCCGATGAACTTCGAGCGAGGGCGGAGGAGAAAGGCGTTGGTCTGGAACTGAAGACCAGCCCCGCAGCCACCGCCGAGGCCGACGAGGGGGGCGTGCAGATCGTGCTTCGCAACCTCCTGTCCAACGCGATCAAGTACACCGAGGAGGGGACCGTTCGGGTGCGGACCTACCAGGAGGGGACCTACCGGGAAAACGGCCAGGAGGAGAGCCGAAAGGAGGAGGGCCAAGAGGAGAACGGCCAGGAGAAGGGCCAGGCGGCCATGGAAGCGACCACGGGAGCGGCGGCGGCGGTGTTGGAGGTGGAGGATACCGGCATCGGGATGGACCCGGAGGCGGCGGAGAGCCTGTTCGAGCCGTTCCGGCAGGCGTCGGAGGGCTGGAGCCGGGAGTACGAGGGCACCGGCATTGGCCTGGCGGTGACCCGGGAGGCGGCCCAGCAGATGGGCGGCACGATCGAGGTGGACACCGCGGAAGGGGAAGGGACGCGGGTGACCGTCCGGCTTCCGCTGGCCAGGCAGGCCGAGACGGCCTGA
- a CDS encoding TlpA family protein disulfide reductase, whose protein sequence is MVLVLSAASLLALSPLEARAQPEPAEVGEPVPGFQIEALRDSGRAVTPSSFEGRYVLMNLWASWCAPCIKKIPDLQEARQRYSSERLAILNVSFDRPKSEAMAFLEERKMPGSHAYASGGLMGEFGGKFARMPSESASTEVRGLPNLTLVGPEGTVTGIIAAEDSTGLLEMLSAHLSGRRSSGQSE, encoded by the coding sequence TTGGTTCTAGTCCTTTCGGCCGCGTCGCTACTCGCCCTATCGCCACTGGAAGCACGAGCACAACCGGAGCCCGCCGAGGTTGGAGAGCCGGTGCCCGGCTTCCAGATCGAGGCGCTCCGGGACTCGGGGCGTGCCGTCACTCCTTCCAGCTTCGAGGGCCGCTACGTGCTGATGAACCTCTGGGCCTCGTGGTGCGCGCCCTGCATCAAAAAAATTCCCGACCTCCAGGAGGCGCGGCAGCGCTACTCTTCGGAAAGGCTCGCCATCCTGAACGTCTCGTTCGACCGGCCCAAGTCGGAGGCAATGGCGTTTTTGGAGGAGCGGAAGATGCCGGGGAGCCACGCATACGCAAGCGGAGGACTCATGGGGGAATTTGGCGGCAAGTTCGCCCGCATGCCCAGCGAGTCTGCCTCAACGGAGGTGCGGGGACTCCCCAACTTGACCCTCGTCGGACCGGAAGGAACGGTCACGGGCATCATTGCGGCCGAGGATTCGACCGGCCTTCTGGAGATGTTGAGTGCGCATCTCTCGGGTCGCCGGTCCAGTGGCCAGTCTGAGTGA
- a CDS encoding cupin domain-containing protein, whose protein sequence is MARKRRPLSPDEKQRLDAMLDEVMDTTVHHYGAEPRSAVRYDKREEMYGGSGTTYLLQMFEDGELVNNRIGAYMVLPNEGDSAGFHTHGDRNEQELYVVMRGEGTYLEKDHGGAEARSVPIEEGTITTVRGDALHAVRNTGPEPLIVFVITTFEPQKHPSRDQAQPASERS, encoded by the coding sequence ATGGCACGCAAGCGCCGCCCCCTCTCTCCCGACGAAAAGCAGCGCCTCGACGCCATGCTCGACGAGGTCATGGACACGACTGTACACCACTACGGCGCCGAGCCGCGGTCGGCCGTCCGCTACGACAAGCGGGAAGAGATGTACGGCGGCTCCGGCACCACGTACTTGTTGCAGATGTTCGAGGACGGAGAGCTCGTCAACAACCGAATCGGGGCCTACATGGTGCTTCCCAACGAGGGAGACAGCGCCGGCTTCCATACGCACGGCGACCGCAACGAGCAGGAGCTCTACGTTGTGATGAGGGGCGAGGGGACCTACCTCGAAAAGGATCACGGCGGGGCCGAGGCGCGCAGCGTTCCCATCGAGGAGGGCACGATCACAACGGTGCGAGGAGACGCGCTCCATGCGGTCCGCAACACCGGCCCGGAGCCCCTAATTGTCTTTGTGATCACGACCTTCGAGCCACAAAAGCACCCCAGCCGTGACCAAGCGCAACCCGCGTCCGAACGATCCTAA
- a CDS encoding DUF2513 domain-containing protein produces the protein MEVDLDLLADLLEAYEGFDHHDALDFPAAPGVLVDESGAAVASEQLRPADQVAKDRADESESDSPEEEVRHRELQTVYHHVGLLVDAECFTSQEDFYEALPALESPDSHDVHVLTMKGHQLLDRLRDDSGGGGEIGFAAS, from the coding sequence ATGGAAGTTGATCTAGACCTGCTCGCCGACCTTCTCGAAGCCTACGAGGGGTTCGACCACCACGACGCTCTTGATTTTCCGGCGGCCCCCGGCGTTCTCGTTGACGAGAGCGGGGCTGCCGTGGCATCGGAGCAACTGAGGCCTGCCGATCAAGTCGCAAAAGACCGTGCAGACGAGTCTGAGTCGGATTCCCCGGAGGAAGAGGTGCGACACCGAGAGCTCCAGACTGTCTATCACCACGTCGGTCTGCTGGTGGATGCCGAGTGCTTCACCAGCCAGGAGGACTTCTACGAGGCCCTGCCGGCCCTCGAGAGTCCCGATAGCCACGACGTCCACGTCCTTACGATGAAGGGGCACCAGCTCCTTGACCGGCTCAGGGACGACAGCGGAGGAGGCGGGGAAATTGGCTTTGCGGCGTCCTGA
- a CDS encoding PIN-like domain-containing protein, whose product MPRSSPEESSPGSSEEITGDREPEDATSPRSFAYEERFPDAQSAFGLDLSPPEAASSSALVFLDTSALLLLYDATEAAARAALEAFGQLREENRLIVPGHAAREYAVVRSYKITDLYDDLSRQVSPSAMPKRSGELSNRALVESLGYADRLDELRRQIAKLTEAYHHEARQLMGDLEAWAGDDFISEAYSTLFEDEAVQDLDATVRDVTAEVQRRDDISRPPGYLDSGKDQNAAGDLLIWNTLLEVASRRDRDAVLVTQDRKSDWWHQGGKGTALYPRTELIHEFDQQTGGRSFGMLTLPGLLQKMDVEAAHVQRVREAVGEAPSTETIEVVGPAERVRTVATVATSAHDARSIGGGRLGTRRATSLRVREDEADAVAQLARDAGLDVTRGADGRVARAFERQEKEAAEEESTEEQ is encoded by the coding sequence GTGCCACGTTCTTCTCCTGAAGAGTCCTCGCCCGGTTCGTCCGAAGAGATCACGGGAGACCGCGAACCTGAGGACGCGACGTCCCCCCGATCCTTCGCGTACGAGGAGCGGTTTCCCGACGCCCAGTCTGCGTTTGGGCTTGACCTGAGTCCGCCTGAGGCAGCGTCGTCCTCGGCACTGGTGTTTCTGGATACTTCGGCCCTCCTTCTTCTGTACGACGCGACCGAGGCGGCGGCCCGGGCGGCCCTCGAGGCATTTGGTCAACTGCGGGAGGAAAATCGGCTGATTGTGCCCGGGCACGCGGCCCGAGAGTACGCCGTCGTGCGCTCCTACAAAATCACGGATCTCTACGACGACCTATCCCGGCAGGTGAGCCCCTCGGCCATGCCGAAACGATCGGGAGAGCTCTCGAACCGAGCGCTCGTCGAGAGCCTCGGGTACGCAGACCGGCTCGATGAACTTCGTCGGCAGATTGCTAAGCTAACGGAAGCATACCACCATGAAGCCCGGCAGCTCATGGGGGACCTCGAGGCCTGGGCGGGCGACGACTTCATCAGTGAGGCCTACAGCACACTTTTCGAGGACGAGGCGGTTCAGGACCTGGATGCCACCGTTCGGGACGTGACGGCGGAGGTCCAGCGTCGGGACGACATCAGCCGTCCCCCCGGCTACCTCGACAGCGGCAAGGACCAGAACGCCGCCGGGGACTTGCTGATCTGGAACACCCTTCTGGAAGTTGCCTCCCGCCGCGACCGGGACGCGGTGTTGGTGACACAGGACCGGAAGTCCGACTGGTGGCATCAAGGCGGCAAAGGCACTGCCCTCTACCCCCGGACGGAGCTGATTCACGAGTTTGACCAGCAGACCGGCGGCCGATCGTTCGGGATGCTGACGCTGCCGGGCCTGCTCCAAAAAATGGACGTCGAGGCCGCCCACGTACAGCGGGTTCGGGAGGCCGTCGGTGAGGCGCCCTCGACGGAAACCATTGAGGTCGTGGGACCGGCCGAGCGGGTTCGGACCGTGGCCACTGTGGCCACCAGCGCACACGACGCCCGGTCGATCGGGGGCGGGCGCCTTGGCACCCGACGGGCGACTAGTTTGCGGGTGCGGGAAGACGAGGCAGACGCGGTTGCACAGCTTGCCCGAGACGCTGGACTAGACGTGACCCGAGGCGCCGACGGCCGGGTGGCCCGAGCGTTTGAGCGGCAGGAGAAGGAGGCCGCGGAGGAGGAATCTACAGAAGAGCAGTAG